Below is a window of bacterium DNA.
TACTCCAATAGCGCTGTGGACGAGGCCTTGACGGCTGCCCTACTCACGACTGACATCGATGAACGGAAGGCGCACTACTCGATTATCCAGGAGAACCTGGCGGCGGATACGCCGTTCGTGCCGGTGTTCAGCCCACCCGGCACCGTCCTGTACAACTCGGATCTGCTCACCGACGTCTTCCCGTCCAACAACCGGATGTACTGGGATGTCCGTCAGTGGAAGGTAAACGAGTAGAGGTCTAGCCGAACTCGTTAAGATCGGGGCAACCTGAGAAGGTGCGTTCCGACACATGAAGGAGCACGCGGCAAGCCCCTCTCCGTCCGAGCACGCCCTGCTGTCGGTGAGGGATCTGGCGGTCGACTTCGAACTCGAAGGCGGCGTCCTTCGGGCGGTGGACCGTATCTCCTACGACGTCCGTCCAGGCGAGATAGTCGGGATCGTCGGAGAGTCCGGGTCGGGCAAGAGCGTTTCGGTCCTGGCGGTTCTCCGCTTGCTCAACGTCTACACGTCAGGAGCGAGCGTCACTGGCGAGGTGCTGTTCGAGGGCCGAGATCTCTTTGCCCTCACGGCCAAGCAGATGAGGGAGATTCGCGGCAAGGACATCACCCTGATCTTCCAGGATCCCTCTTCGTCATGGCATCCAGTGTTGAGAGTCGGTCGCCAGGTGGCCGAAGTGAGCCTGGCTCACGGGAAGATGGGATCTGACCGTGTACGGCAACACGTGGAAGGCCTGTTCGAGTCTGTCGGCATCCCCAACCCTCGGGTCAGGTACGAGCAGTACCCCCACGAGTACTCGGGCGGGATGAAGCAGAGAGCCATGATCGCCATGGCCATAGCGAACAGGCCGAAGCTCTTGATCGCGGACGAGCCCACCACTGCTCTCGATGTCACGATCCAGTCACAAGTGCTGGAATTGCTGAGAAACGTGACCGCG
It encodes the following:
- a CDS encoding ABC transporter ATP-binding protein; the protein is MKEHAASPSPSEHALLSVRDLAVDFELEGGVLRAVDRISYDVRPGEIVGIVGESGSGKSVSVLAVLRLLNVYTSGASVTGEVLFEGRDLFALTAKQMREIRGKDITLIFQDPSSSWHPVLRVGRQVAEVSLAHGKMGSDRVRQHVEGLFESVGIPNPRVRYEQYPHEYSGGMKQRAMIAMAIANRPKLLIADEPTTALDVTIQSQVLELLRNVTAETGAALILISHDIGVIAEMADRVIVMYGGRVMEEGPVEQVLLSPRHPYTRGLLSSLPQIDQEMSRLPTIPGSPPQMFQALAGCPFEPRCGLSGDRDPCRESRPSLRQCGEDQFSACHFFEEL